The Amylolactobacillus amylophilus DSM 20533 = JCM 1125 genome contains a region encoding:
- a CDS encoding super-infection exclusion protein B yields the protein MRGISEFLNLPRKIWGAIGIATISILILKPIAVKSLDGESFYAKFGIYVFILCIISWSILIVEILVYFYNYYSARREMIHKYNYVNSLEGEKLRIVRELYKDINHVKEYPHSNENIRELESNLVIGLAATTIQYNRFEYSPQNAPFPYLLQPWVIDGINNKKITL from the coding sequence ATGCGTGGAATATCGGAATTTTTGAATCTACCACGGAAAATATGGGGAGCAATTGGAATTGCCACTATTTCAATATTAATTCTTAAACCTATAGCAGTTAAGAGTTTAGATGGGGAATCGTTTTATGCTAAGTTCGGAATTTATGTTTTTATTCTCTGTATAATATCCTGGTCGATTCTCATTGTCGAAATACTTGTATATTTTTATAATTACTACAGTGCTCGGAGAGAGATGATCCACAAATACAATTATGTTAATAGTTTAGAGGGTGAGAAGTTAAGAATTGTTAGAGAATTGTACAAAGATATTAATCATGTCAAGGAGTACCCACACTCAAACGAAAATATAAGAGAACTGGAATCCAATTTGGTCATTGGGCTTGCTGCCACTACTATCCAATATAATAGATTCGAATATTCCCCTCAAAATGCTCCATTTCCTTATTTACTTCAACCTTGGGTAATCGATGGAATTAATAATAAAAAGATAACGTTATAA